The Fusobacterium necrophorum subsp. necrophorum genome includes the window ATAAAAAATATTGTTCATACATTCGATTCCAACCTTTTGAAAACAGCAGAGAGCTCTCTTTTAAATCACAAGGGGGAGAAACTGCCACTCCCATTTTTACATTTTTCGGAATCTTCTCCTCCTTTCCCAAATAATCCAAAACTTTATTGGCTCCCAAGCTGAAACCGATTAATACCACCTCTTGATACTCTGAAGTCAACTCCAGGGCGGTGGAAATTTCATCTCCTTTTCCTGCTACATAAAAAAAAGGACTTGGGTTAGGCTCCTTACTACAACTTCGATAGTTTAAGGCTAATACGTCCCAAGATCTTTCTGAAAAATAACGAGCAAAGGCTTTCATATAGTGACTTTTTGAACTTCCTTCCAGACCATGACAAAGAAGAATAATTTTAGAATTTCCTCTTCGCACCCAGTCAAAATCTAAAAAATCATCTTTTCCTACTAAAACTCTCTGTCTCCTATACCGGATTTTCACTTTTCGGAATAAAGTGGGAAAACAGGTATTGATATGAGCATTTTGAAATAGAAAAGAAGGTTTGTATTCTTTCATTCTACAGCCTCCTCCAACATAAAGTCCACAATTCTTTCTTCCAGACCGAATCTTTGATTTTTGGATTCATAACCTAAATGTCCTCCGAATTCCGGTCTTTCAAAAAATAAATTTGAGTTCCTTCTTCCCTCCTCCGTTGGAAAACAGTTTGAAGAAACCACAATATCATCCCAAGGTAAAAGCAACAAAGTCGGTCTTGTAATCAAATGCAGTCTTCCCTTCGTCGTGGTAGTTTTGTAATATTCGTCTATATTCGAAAAACCCTCCACCTTAATGGTAAAAGTTTCATCAAAAGCTCTTAGTCCTTTGCTTCTGAGAACTTCCTCCAAGCAAACTCCCGCTTCCTCAAAAATATTCGGATATTTTTGATTCTTTTCTCGTAGACAGTCTTTGATTTTGTCTAAAAAATACTCCTGATATTCGCCATTACCTAATTTCTCAAAATCGGAAATGGAAGCCCAGACATCACAGGGAGCGGAAACGGAAACAGCTCCTTTAATCAGTTCATACTTTGGAAGTAAGTGTACCATAAA containing:
- a CDS encoding alpha/beta fold hydrolase; the encoded protein is MKEYKPSFLFQNAHINTCFPTLFRKVKIRYRRQRVLVGKDDFLDFDWVRRGNSKIILLCHGLEGSSKSHYMKAFARYFSERSWDVLALNYRSCSKEPNPSPFFYVAGKGDEISTALELTSEYQEVVLIGFSLGANKVLDYLGKEEKIPKNVKMGVAVSPPCDLKESSLLFSKGWNRMYEQYFLWRLKRKVLKKEKIYPNLLRGMGISIEKIQKAKTLVEFDHLLTSKLAGCKDAYDYYEKNSSLFHLKKIHHPTLILTALDDPMMSGRCYPREEVKNNAFLHLETPKYGGHISYASFTKEYWLEKFVFEKVELFKEEKKEVT
- a CDS encoding alpha/beta fold hydrolase, which produces MVKYERRRITTEDEDFLDLDCLLTGNSRLAILCHGLGGSSEAPYMKSTAEEFQRRDFDVVAMNYRSCSEEVNRKAKMYGMMTYLDLETVVKAFEEEYSEIVLVGFSMGGNIVLNFMVHLLPKYELIKGAVSVSAPCDVWASISDFEKLGNGEYQEYFLDKIKDCLREKNQKYPNIFEEAGVCLEEVLRSKGLRAFDETFTIKVEGFSNIDEYYKTTTTKGRLHLITRPTLLLLPWDDIVVSSNCFPTEEGRRNSNLFFERPEFGGHLGYESKNQRFGLEERIVDFMLEEAVE